The following nucleotide sequence is from Methanofastidiosum sp..
TTATCTCAAAAATTTACAAAGCAAATGAAAATGTTAACCTGATAGATTTAAGCGGCGATTTTAGATTCGATGATCTAGGTATCTATGAAGAATGGTATAAAATAAAACACACAGATCCAGAGCTTAATAAAAAAGCAGTCTTTGGATTGCCTGAGTTATATAAGGAGAAGATAAAAAAGGCCAAGCTCATAGCAAATCCAGGATGTTATCCTACAAGTGCAATTCTTGGCTCAGCACCTCTTCTGAAAAATAAACTTGTTAAGACAGATGTAATTGTTGACTCAAAGTCGGGAGTTTCAGGGGCTGGGAAAAAGCTCACCGCTAATACTCATTTTCCAGAAGCCAATGAAAATTTTTCAGCATACGGAATAGCTACCCATAGACACTCTCCAGAAATTCAACAGGAAATGGAAAAACTTTTTGGGAATAAGGTAAATCTATCTTTTACTCCCCATCTAGTCCCGATTAACAGAGGGATATTGACTACAATTTATATGACTTTCAATAATTTTATGGAAACAAAAGACGTGATTGGTCTTTATCGTGAATTCTATAATGACTGCCCATTTGTTAGAGTTTTAGATGAAGGCAAATTCCCACAGACCAAAGCAGTTGCAGGCTCTAATTATTGTGACAT
It contains:
- the argC gene encoding N-acetyl-gamma-glutamyl-phosphate reductase gives rise to the protein MMIASIIGATGYTGGEVLRLLLNHNKVEIGTLTSESYAGKKVSDVHPNLTGLVDQNYVALDMNKIIDESDIIFAALPHGASNEIISKIYKANENVNLIDLSGDFRFDDLGIYEEWYKIKHTDPELNKKAVFGLPELYKEKIKKAKLIANPGCYPTSAILGSAPLLKNKLVKTDVIVDSKSGVSGAGKKLTANTHFPEANENFSAYGIATHRHSPEIQQEMEKLFGNKVNLSFTPHLVPINRGILTTIYMTFNNFMETKDVIGLYREFYNDCPFVRVLDEGKFPQTKAVAGSNYCDIGIKSDKRTGRVIAISAIDNLVKGASGQAVQNMNLMMGFDEKEGLKVVPLYP